One region of Populus trichocarpa isolate Nisqually-1 chromosome 4, P.trichocarpa_v4.1, whole genome shotgun sequence genomic DNA includes:
- the LOC18097840 gene encoding protein DMR6-LIKE OXYGENASE 2 isoform X2, with amino-acid sequence MGEVDPAFIQDLEHRPKLEIIKAEGIPLIDLSIISSPNTNLDNSQALDGLVKEIGNACKNLGFFQVINHGVPLDKRQKIENASRQFFGQPLEEKRKVRRDERKVLGYYDTEHTKNVRDWKEVFDFAVKTPTIVPSSYEPDDKEVTEWLNDQWPEYPLELREALEEYAKDVEKLAFKLLGLVALSLGLPENRFHGFFEDQTSFIRLNHYPPCPVPQLALGVGRHKDGGALTILAEDDVGGLEVKRKTDGEWIRVKPTPDAFIINIGDIIQVWSNDAYESVEHRVMVNSERERFSIPFFFNPAHYTDVKPLEELTNEQNPVRYKPYNWGKFFVTRKRSNFKKLDVENIQIYHFRILESELADKLEGALSIK; translated from the exons CTTGAGCACAGGCCAAAGCTTGAGATCATCAAAGCAGAAGGAATACCCTTAATTGATTTATCCATAATTAGTTCTCCTAACACCAACTTGGATAACTCTCAAGCACTTGATGGTCTGGTTAAGGAGATAGGGAATGCATGCAAGAACTTGGGGTTCTTTCAAGTGATCAATCATGGGGTGCCTCTTGACAAGCGACAAAAGATTGAGAATGCATCAAGACAATTTTTCGGTCAGCCATTAGAGGAGAAAAGGAAGGTTAGGAGAGACGAGCGGAAGGTGTTGGGTTATTATGACACCGAGCATACCAAAAATGTTAGGGACTGGAAAGAAGTGTTTGATTTTGCTGTGAAGACTCCAACCATTGTACCATCCTCGTATGAGCCTGATGACAAGGAAGTTACCGAATGGTTAAATGATCAGTGGCCCGAGTATCCTCTTGAACTAAG GGAGGCCTTGGAAGAATATGCTAAAGACGTGGAGAAACTAGCCTTCAAGTTGCTGGGGCTCGTTGCCCTGAGTCTAGGCTTACCAGAGAATAGGTTCCATGGATTCTTTGAAGACCAAACCAGCTTCATTAGACTCAATCATTATCCCCCTTGCCCTGTTCCACAACTAGCTCTTGGCGTTGGTCGACACAAGGACGGTGGAGCCTTGACCATCCTCGCTGAAGATGATGTTGGGGGACTAgaagtcaaaagaaaaacagacgGGGAATGGATTCGAGTTAAGCCAACCCCGGATGCCTTTATCATCAATATTGGTGACATTATCCAG GTTTGGAgcaatgatgcttatgagagtGTGGAACATAGAGTTATGGTGAACTCTGAGAGGGAAAGGTTTTCCATTCcgtttttcttcaacccggcacACTACACTGATGTGAAGCCCCTGGAGGAGCTGACAAACGAGCAAAACCCTGTCAGATACAAGCCATACAACTGGGGAAAGTTTTTTGTCACGAGAAAGCGCAGTAATTTCAAGAAGCTTGATGTAGAGAACATCCAAATTTATCACTTCAGGATACTAGAGTCCGAGTTAGCTGATAAGCTAGAGGGAGCACTGTCCATCAAGTAA